From the genome of Tenericutes bacterium MZ-XQ:
TTTTCTTCATGTATGACATCTAAAACTACGCCTTCTTGTTCAAGGTGATTTAACACGTCATATATGCTTTCGCTTTCAAACTGAGGATATTCATACATGCCCTCAAGCAAACTTTCTGTTCGCTTTCTTAAATATATATATCCATTTTGATCATATATTTTTAAGGTCATATAATTAAACTCTTTTTTATCATTAAGTTTGGATAACACTGGTCTTTCGTCTTGAATACCTAACTCATAGGCTTGACAATGTTCTTTAAGTGGACATATCTCACATTTAGGATTCTTGGGTCTACAGATCGTAGCGCCTAGTTCCATCATTGCTTGTGTATACTTATAAGGCGTTGCTTTTTCAATATAGGACTGATTGATTTGATCAAGAGTTTTTCTGTTTTTTTCAGTTCTCATATCATCTGCTATATTCAAATATCTAGATAAGACTCTAATAACATTACCGTCAAGCGCACTATATGGCTTATTATATGCAATAGACATAATCGCACCTGCAGTA
Proteins encoded in this window:
- a CDS encoding A/G-specific adenine glycosylase, whose protein sequence is MDIKRLEAWYDENHRKLLFRETTNPYNIWVSEIMLQQTQVETVLPFFERFIKKYPDIKTLSKTDEETLKKDVEGLGYYRRFKYMLKAAKMIVESFNSVFPNAYKDVLSLPGIGHYTAGAIMSIAYNKPYSALDGNVIRVLSRYLNIADDMRTEKNRKTLDQINQSYIEKATPYKYTQAMMELGATICRPKNPKCEICPLKEHCQAYELGIQDERPVLSKLNDKKEFNYMTLKIYDQNGYIYLRKRTESLLEGMYEYPQFESESIYDVLNHLEQEGVVLDVIHEEKTVKHIFTHQIWMMRVYETRLITKPKTEWIKLSTNELNQIPMAIAHRKIK